The nucleotide window GCAGGCGCTGGAGCCGGGCATCGTCAACGCCATTATGGAGGAGCCGCCATACTGGTCGTTTTGCTGGGCGTCAGGCCAGGTGTTGGCCGAGTTTCTGATCCGTAACCCCGAGTGGGTTGCCGGGCGCTGTGTGGTGGATGTGGGGCCCGGGTCCGGCGTGGTGGCCATTGCTGCGGCACTTGCCGGGGCCAGAAAAGTGATTGCCTGTGATCTTGATGATGATGCGCTGACGGCCACCCGGGTGAACGCCGAGGAAAACGGGGTGCAGGTGGTGTTGAGTCAGGATCTGGATAGTGCCTTGCAGGAAGCAGATCTGGTGACCGCCGCCGACATTCTCTACGACCGTGAGAATCTGGGCTTGTTGGCACGCTTTCAGGCGGCGGAGCGGGTGTTGCTGGCGGATTCCCGAGTGCCAGACCTTAATCCGCCGGGTTACCGTCTGCTGGGTGAGTGGCAATCCTGCACCTGGCCGGATCTGGGGGAATCCAGTGAGTACAACGGGGTGAGGCTGTTTGCGGCGCAAGCGTGAAGGTGTACAGACTTGTGAAGGGAACTGCGTGGCCATACATCGGTCTCACAGGGAGCGAGCGGAAGCTATCAGCATGGTGCTGCCACTACTTTCGTTCCCGGGGGCAACGGGGATCATCATCCCGACGTGTGCTTTCCTTTCAGACATGGAGGAACAAACATTGTTGAAAGAAAAAACGTCCATCTACCCAGCTGCCTGGCTGTTGACGATCCTGATGTTGGCTTTCTCGTCAGCCCAGGCTGCATTGCCGTCGGAAACCGGCGACGGTCATGTGCTTCCTTCGCTGGCGCCGATGCTGGAGAAAGCCTCACCGGCAGTCGTCAACATTGCCGTTGAAACCCGCATCCGAACGGCCCGTAACCCGCTGATGGAAGACCCCTTCTTCCGCCGGTTTTTCAATGTTCCGGAACAGCAGCGTGAACGCCGCGCTGCCAGTGCCGGGTCCGGTGTCATTGTCGATGCGAAAAATGGTTATGTGCTGACCAATGCCCATGTGGTGAAGAATGCGGACACCATCGAAGTGACGCTCACTGACGGTCGTGAATTGTCCGCCGAACTGGTGGGCACCGATGACGAGGTGGATCTGGCAGTACTCAAACTGGAAGAAGCAAAGGATCTGACCCAGATCGCCATTGCGGATTCGACGACGATGCGCGTGGGCGACTTTGTGGTCGCCATTGGTAATCCTTTTGGCCTTGGGCAGACCGTTACCAGTGGCATCGTTTCCGCATTGGGGCGCTCCGGGCTGGGAATCGAGGGCTATGAAAGCTTTATCCAGACCGATGCGTCCATTAACCCGGGTAATTCCGGTGGCGCTCTGGTGAACCTGCGCGGTGAGCTGATCGGAATCAATACCGCCATTATCGCGCCTGCTGGCGGTAACGTGGGAATTGGTTTTGCCATTCCCACAGAGATGGCTGAAAACGTGATGAACCAGCTCATTGAGCACGGTGAAGTTCGTCGCGGCATGCTGGGGGTGACGATTCAGGATCTGACGGCGGAACTTGCCGAGGCCTTCGGCGTTGAGCGCCAACGCGGTGTGGTGATCACTCAGGTGGTTGAAGACAGTGCGGCAGAAAAAGCCGGTCTGAAGAGCGGCGATGTGGTGATTGCGGTGGATGGCCGACCCGTGAACCGGGCTTCCGACCTGCGTAACAAGGTGGGCATGTCGCCGGTGGGTGAACAGGTGCAACTGAGTATTCTGCGTGACGGCAAGAAGAAAAGTATGACCGCAGTGATCAGCGAGTCCTCCCAGGAAACGGCGGGAGGGGAAGCAGTCTCCAGGTATCTGGAGGGCGCCAGCCTGCGCGATTTACGCAAAGGTGAGCTGCAGCATGCAGATCAGGGGGTGCTGGTGGACAACGTCGAGCAGGGCTCTGCCGCCTGGCGTGCAGGGCTTCGCCAGGGCGATGTGATCATCAATGCCAACCGTCAGGATGTGGCGGATATGGA belongs to Alcanivorax sediminis and includes:
- a CDS encoding class I SAM-dependent methyltransferase; translated protein: MTSDPKLVGLNALHERLHRVLPNVKLTCQPLPKTPQLKLWLLDELFPEQALEPGIVNAIMEEPPYWSFCWASGQVLAEFLIRNPEWVAGRCVVDVGPGSGVVAIAAALAGARKVIACDLDDDALTATRVNAEENGVQVVLSQDLDSALQEADLVTAADILYDRENLGLLARFQAAERVLLADSRVPDLNPPGYRLLGEWQSCTWPDLGESSEYNGVRLFAAQA
- a CDS encoding DegQ family serine endoprotease, producing the protein MLAFSSAQAALPSETGDGHVLPSLAPMLEKASPAVVNIAVETRIRTARNPLMEDPFFRRFFNVPEQQRERRAASAGSGVIVDAKNGYVLTNAHVVKNADTIEVTLTDGRELSAELVGTDDEVDLAVLKLEEAKDLTQIAIADSTTMRVGDFVVAIGNPFGLGQTVTSGIVSALGRSGLGIEGYESFIQTDASINPGNSGGALVNLRGELIGINTAIIAPAGGNVGIGFAIPTEMAENVMNQLIEHGEVRRGMLGVTIQDLTAELAEAFGVERQRGVVITQVVEDSAAEKAGLKSGDVVIAVDGRPVNRASDLRNKVGMSPVGEQVQLSILRDGKKKSMTAVISESSQETAGGEAVSRYLEGASLRDLRKGELQHADQGVLVDNVEQGSAAWRAGLRQGDVIINANRQDVADMDELQGAIKDKDATLLLRINRRGGVFFVVVR